From one Sandaracinaceae bacterium genomic stretch:
- the ltrA gene encoding group II intron reverse transcriptase/maturase, with translation MAETLNSGNISTRLDRIAEMARTHRGQALRSIHHAIDLEWLKEAHQRTRKDGAVGVDSQTAADYAQDLEANLQSLLDRLKSGAYRAPPVRRTYIPKDGGKSRPLGIPTFEDKVLQTAVKMLLEAVYEEDFLDCSYGFRPGRSTHDALQVTWQSAMSMRGAWIVEVDIESFFDSIDHGHLRDILDQRVSDGTVRRVLHKWLNAGVMEDGQHSRTDSGTPQGGVISPLLANVFLHNVLDTWFVAEVQPRLRGRTELIRFADDFVVVCEHELDARRVLAVLPKRFGKYGLRLHPDKTRLVRFERPDGRGGGERPETFDFLGFTHYWGKSRKGYPLVKRKTMATRMRRAIRAIWEWCRDNRHEPVDEQRVTLASKLRGHYAYYGITNNSRALATYFFEVTRAWRRWLDRRGGRREMTWERFAALLKHHPLPPPRIVHSALGRPANPRR, from the coding sequence ATGGCTGAGACACTGAACTCAGGGAACATCTCAACGAGACTCGATCGAATAGCGGAAATGGCGAGGACACACCGGGGTCAAGCACTCCGGTCGATCCACCACGCCATCGATCTGGAATGGCTGAAGGAGGCGCACCAACGGACCCGCAAAGACGGGGCTGTTGGCGTAGATTCCCAGACGGCGGCGGACTACGCGCAGGACCTGGAGGCGAACCTCCAGAGTCTGCTCGACCGCCTCAAGTCGGGAGCCTACCGGGCGCCACCGGTGCGACGGACCTACATCCCGAAGGATGGAGGGAAGAGCCGGCCACTCGGCATCCCGACGTTCGAAGACAAGGTGCTTCAGACGGCGGTCAAGATGCTGCTGGAGGCCGTGTACGAGGAGGACTTCTTGGACTGCTCGTACGGCTTCCGGCCGGGGCGCTCTACCCACGATGCCCTGCAGGTCACGTGGCAGAGCGCGATGTCGATGCGTGGTGCGTGGATCGTCGAGGTGGACATCGAGTCGTTCTTCGACTCGATCGACCACGGTCATCTGCGCGACATCCTCGACCAACGGGTGAGCGACGGGACTGTCCGTCGCGTGCTCCACAAGTGGCTGAACGCCGGCGTGATGGAGGACGGGCAGCACAGCCGCACGGACTCTGGCACGCCGCAGGGGGGAGTGATCTCACCCCTGCTCGCGAACGTGTTCCTGCACAACGTCCTCGACACGTGGTTCGTCGCGGAGGTGCAACCGCGCCTCCGCGGGCGCACCGAGCTCATTCGCTTCGCGGATGACTTCGTCGTGGTTTGCGAGCATGAGCTCGACGCGAGGCGGGTGCTCGCCGTGCTCCCGAAGCGATTCGGGAAGTACGGCCTGCGGCTTCATCCCGACAAGACGCGCCTGGTCCGCTTCGAGCGGCCCGACGGGCGTGGCGGCGGGGAACGACCGGAGACCTTCGATTTCCTCGGCTTCACCCACTACTGGGGGAAGTCGCGGAAGGGGTACCCGCTCGTGAAGCGAAAGACGATGGCGACTCGGATGCGGAGGGCAATCCGCGCGATCTGGGAATGGTGTCGGGACAACCGGCACGAACCGGTCGACGAGCAACGCGTCACCCTCGCTTCGAAGCTGCGCGGGCACTACGCCTACTACGGGATCACGAACAACAGCCGAGCGCTCGCGACCTACTTCTTTGAGGTCACGCGAGCATGGCGCCGATGGCTCGACCGGCGTGGCGGCAGAAGGGAGATGACCTGGGAGCGCTTCGCGGCGCTCCTAAAGCACCACCCCCTGCCACCGCCCCGCATCGTGCACTCAGCGCTTGGTCGCCCAGCGAATCCACGCCGCTGA
- the leuB gene encoding 3-isopropylmalate dehydrogenase, whose translation MQAKITTLPGDGIGPEIVGATRLVLDTVASTFGHEFTYREALLGGIAIDETGNAFPDDTLEACQQADAILLGAVGGPKWDDPNAADRPERGLLAMRKALGLFANIRPVKLFRGLEAASPLKAERLKNVDLVFVRELTGGIYFGQPKGKDTVDGERRGFDTMVYRESEIRRIVALAMDIARKRERKHVTSIDKANVLATMQVWRQVATEVGAENPDITLVHQLVDSAAMRLVTNPGDFDVIVAGNMFGDILSDEGAVLTGSLGLLPSASLGETKLGVYEPIHGSAPDIAGKGIANPLGTILSAAMLLRHSLDLDAEALAVEAAVQQALDDGLRTGDLGGGDKSLGTTAMGEAICARIKKN comes from the coding sequence ATGCAAGCCAAGATCACCACCCTCCCCGGCGACGGAATCGGCCCCGAGATCGTCGGCGCCACGCGCCTCGTCCTCGACACCGTGGCGTCCACCTTCGGCCACGAGTTCACGTACCGCGAGGCCCTGCTGGGCGGCATCGCCATCGACGAGACCGGCAACGCGTTCCCCGACGACACCCTCGAGGCCTGTCAGCAGGCGGACGCCATCCTGCTGGGCGCCGTGGGTGGCCCCAAGTGGGACGACCCCAACGCCGCCGACCGCCCCGAGCGCGGCCTCTTGGCCATGCGCAAGGCCCTGGGCTTGTTCGCGAACATCCGCCCCGTGAAGCTCTTCCGCGGGCTCGAAGCGGCCTCCCCGCTCAAGGCCGAGCGCCTGAAGAACGTGGACCTCGTGTTCGTGCGCGAGCTGACGGGCGGCATCTACTTCGGTCAGCCCAAGGGCAAGGACACCGTGGACGGTGAGCGCCGTGGCTTCGACACGATGGTGTATCGCGAGAGCGAGATCCGCCGCATCGTCGCGCTGGCCATGGACATCGCCCGCAAGCGCGAGCGCAAGCACGTGACCAGCATCGACAAGGCCAACGTCCTGGCCACCATGCAGGTCTGGCGGCAGGTGGCGACCGAGGTGGGCGCCGAGAACCCGGACATCACGCTGGTGCACCAGCTGGTCGACAGCGCCGCCATGCGCCTCGTCACCAACCCCGGCGACTTCGACGTCATCGTGGCGGGCAACATGTTCGGCGACATCCTCAGCGACGAGGGCGCCGTGCTCACGGGCTCGTTGGGCCTGCTCCCGAGCGCTTCACTGGGCGAGACCAAGCTGGGCGTGTACGAGCCCATCCACGGGTCCGCGCCGGACATCGCGGGCAAGGGCATCGCCAACCCCCTCGGCACCATCCTCAGCGCGGCCATGCTGCTGCGCCACAGCCTGGATCTGGACGCCGAGGCGCTGGCCGTGGAGGCCGCCGTGCAGCAGGCGCTCGACGACGGTCTGCGCACGGGTGACCTCGGCGGCGGCGACAAGTCGCTCGGCACCACCGCCATGGGCGAGGCCATCTGCGCCCGCATCAAGAAGAACTGA